The Armatimonadota bacterium genome has a segment encoding these proteins:
- a CDS encoding NAD-dependent epimerase/dehydratase family protein: protein MPLYLVTGGAGFIGTHLVGALARRGDPVRVLDNFSTGTAANLAFALGREVSEPEGGGVVRYGNAEIVRGDIRDPAVCERACHGVEIVLHQAAMRSVPRSVEDPVGVNEVNVTGTLHMLRAAARAGVRRFVYASSSSVYGDNEALPKQEDQIPMPASPYAASKLAGEHYCRVFSRIYGLPTAVLRYFNVFGPLQDPHSAYAAVIPLFIARVLAGRPLEIHGDGLQSRDFTHVDNVTSASLLAADGPDLRGEPVNVGCGERFTLLEVVEAVAQITRRRVEVRHTGARPGDARHTQADISRARALLGYEPVVGFREGLERTVAFFSRQHSS from the coding sequence ATGCCCCTCTACCTGGTGACCGGCGGTGCCGGGTTCATCGGCACCCATCTCGTGGGCGCCCTGGCGCGTCGCGGGGATCCCGTCAGGGTGCTGGACAACTTCTCTACAGGGACCGCCGCGAATCTCGCCTTTGCGCTTGGTCGCGAAGTCAGCGAGCCAGAGGGCGGCGGCGTCGTTCGTTACGGCAACGCTGAGATAGTGCGCGGCGACATCCGCGATCCCGCGGTCTGCGAGCGCGCGTGCCATGGCGTGGAGATCGTGCTCCACCAGGCGGCGATGCGGTCGGTTCCCCGGTCTGTGGAGGATCCGGTCGGGGTGAACGAGGTCAACGTCACCGGCACACTGCACATGCTGCGCGCCGCCGCCCGGGCAGGTGTGCGGCGGTTCGTGTACGCGTCTTCGTCCTCGGTGTACGGCGACAACGAGGCCCTCCCCAAGCAGGAGGATCAGATCCCGATGCCGGCATCGCCATACGCCGCCTCGAAGCTGGCGGGCGAGCACTACTGCCGGGTGTTCTCCCGGATCTACGGACTGCCGACCGCGGTTCTTCGCTATTTCAACGTCTTCGGGCCGCTCCAGGACCCACATTCGGCATACGCCGCCGTGATACCGCTGTTCATCGCGCGGGTACTGGCGGGCCGGCCGCTGGAGATCCACGGCGACGGCCTGCAGTCTCGGGACTTCACCCACGTGGACAACGTCACATCCGCCAGTCTCCTGGCGGCCGACGGTCCCGACCTGCGCGGTGAGCCGGTGAACGTCGGATGCGGCGAGCGCTTCACTCTGCTCGAGGTGGTCGAGGCCGTCGCGCAGATTACCCGGCGTCGGGTGGAGGTGCGGCACACAGGAGCCCGCCCGGGAGATGCCAGACATACCCAGGCCGACATCTCCAGGGCCCGCGCGCTTCTTGGGTACGAGCCGGTCGTCGGCTTTCGAGAGGGCCTGGAGCGCACCGTGGCTTTCTTCTCTCGGCAGCATTCCTCTTGA
- a CDS encoding adenine phosphoribosyltransferase: MDLKAYIRDVPGFPIEGVIFRDITPLLRSPEAFSHALDALEAYCRPKRPDVIVAIEARGYVLAAPLALRLGAAFVPARKPGKLPWKTIREEYQLEYGVAALEMHEDAITPGQRVVIVDDVIATGGTLSATRRLVERLGGTVVGMACLVELTFLNGRSALEGAELFSVLTY; this comes from the coding sequence GTGGACCTCAAGGCCTACATACGCGACGTGCCCGGATTCCCGATCGAGGGCGTCATCTTCAGGGACATCACCCCCCTGCTGCGGTCGCCGGAAGCGTTCTCGCATGCGCTGGACGCGCTCGAGGCCTACTGCCGGCCCAAGCGGCCGGACGTGATTGTGGCGATCGAGGCGCGCGGCTACGTCCTCGCCGCGCCGCTGGCGCTCCGGCTGGGCGCGGCGTTCGTGCCGGCGCGCAAGCCTGGCAAGCTGCCGTGGAAGACCATACGCGAGGAGTACCAGCTCGAGTACGGGGTGGCGGCGCTGGAGATGCACGAGGACGCCATCACACCAGGGCAGCGGGTAGTGATCGTGGACGACGTGATAGCGACCGGAGGCACGCTGAGCGCAACCCGCCGGCTGGTCGAGCGCCTGGGCGGCACGGTTGTGGGGATGGCCTGCCTGGTGGAACTCACGTTCCTGAACGGCCGGAGCGCGCTGGAGGGGGCAGAGCTGTTTTCGGTGCTGACCTACTGA
- a CDS encoding ABC transporter permease, translating to MLNDTLRYRDLLVALVATELKVKYRGSALGLLWSLLNPLALILIYSVAFQYIIRIQIEHFTVFLIAGLLPWGFFAGSATASTVSLMVNAGLLKKVHFPREILPTATVLFNLIQTMLALAVFLPSLFVLRGAVPWTLVFYPVVLVLQAVFVTGVALGLSALTVAFRDLRHLTEVGLTMLFWLTPIVYHISMVPAGMQTAFRLNPMTSFVSVYQDIAYWGRPPSAGDFLVLIGWAAATLLVGWTIFRRRAPYLAEEL from the coding sequence ATGCTGAACGACACCCTCCGCTACCGCGACTTGCTCGTCGCCCTGGTGGCGACCGAGCTCAAGGTCAAGTACCGGGGATCTGCACTGGGATTACTCTGGTCGCTGCTCAATCCGCTGGCGCTGATCCTGATTTACTCGGTCGCATTCCAGTACATCATTAGGATCCAGATCGAGCACTTCACGGTCTTCCTGATCGCCGGGTTGCTGCCGTGGGGTTTCTTCGCCGGTTCAGCGACGGCCTCCACGGTCTCTCTCATGGTCAATGCCGGGCTGCTCAAGAAGGTCCACTTCCCGCGAGAGATACTTCCCACCGCGACCGTGCTCTTCAACCTCATCCAGACGATGCTCGCCCTGGCGGTCTTCCTGCCGTCGCTGTTCGTGCTACGGGGGGCTGTCCCCTGGACGCTTGTGTTCTACCCGGTTGTGCTCGTGCTGCAGGCGGTGTTTGTCACCGGCGTGGCGCTGGGGTTGTCGGCGCTGACTGTCGCCTTCCGCGACCTGCGCCACCTGACGGAGGTGGGGCTGACGATGCTTTTCTGGCTGACGCCGATCGTCTACCATATCTCGATGGTGCCCGCCGGAATGCAGACGGCTTTCAGGCTGAATCCGATGACGTCCTTTGTTTCGGTCTATCAGGACATCGCCTACTGGGGACGCCCGCCCAGCGCCGGCGACTTCCTGGTGCTGATCGGCTGGGCCGCCGCTACGCTTCTGGTTGGCTGGACGATCTTCCGGCGCAGGGCTCCGTACCTGGCGGAGGAACTCTGA
- a CDS encoding ABC transporter ATP-binding protein, which yields MSPAIEVCSLWKRFVLRHNRAETLKSRIMGIFDSRLRERRETFWALQDVTLSVQPGETLGLIGPNGSGKSTLLRIVARTHYPTRGTVTVRGRVSPMLEIGVGFHQELTGAENIYLSGSLLGLSRSEVDRLYPAIVEFSELEDFIDVPVKNYSSGMHARLGFSIAAHLDPDILLIDEALSVGDEGFQRKCQERMQRFRARGVTIVFVSHNMRAVASLCDRACLLVHGKVQALGPVDAVESRYQELTAALTMGAERALGPELPPRPGSLP from the coding sequence ATGAGCCCCGCGATCGAGGTATGCAGCCTCTGGAAGCGCTTTGTGCTGCGCCACAATCGCGCCGAAACACTAAAGTCACGCATTATGGGCATCTTCGACTCCCGCCTCCGCGAGCGGCGCGAGACCTTCTGGGCGTTACAGGACGTGACGCTCAGCGTGCAGCCGGGGGAAACCCTTGGCCTGATCGGGCCAAACGGGTCGGGCAAGAGCACGCTGCTACGCATCGTCGCCCGCACGCACTATCCAACCCGCGGCACCGTGACGGTGCGCGGCCGGGTTTCACCAATGTTGGAGATTGGCGTCGGGTTTCACCAGGAACTAACGGGGGCGGAGAACATCTACCTGAGCGGTTCCCTGCTGGGCCTGTCTCGCAGCGAGGTCGACCGGCTCTACCCGGCGATCGTCGAGTTCTCCGAGCTCGAGGATTTCATTGACGTGCCGGTCAAGAACTACTCGAGCGGGATGCACGCGCGCCTGGGGTTTTCGATCGCGGCCCACCTCGACCCGGACATTCTCCTGATAGATGAGGCGCTGAGTGTCGGAGACGAAGGGTTCCAACGCAAGTGCCAAGAAAGGATGCAGAGGTTCCGTGCGCGGGGAGTCACGATAGTCTTCGTATCGCACAACATGCGTGCGGTCGCCTCACTCTGTGACCGGGCTTGCCTGCTTGTGCACGGGAAGGTGCAGGCGTTGGGACCAGTTGATGCCGTCGAGTCCCGCTACCAGGAACTCACCGCCGCCCTGACAATGGGGGCCGAGCGTGCACTGGGGCCCGAGCTTCCTCCGCGCCCGGGAAGCCTTCCGTGA
- a CDS encoding glucose-1-phosphate thymidylyltransferase translates to MKALVLAGGTGTRLRPLTYSMAKQLVPVANRPVLHYVMQHLRDAGLERVGVVISPETGGQIRAALEANPWCLQFTFIVQPQPLGLAHAIKVARDFLAEDPFVMYLGDNLIGQGIRDFTRSLAETGADAAILLKEVADPRLFGVAEVDGAGRVLRLVEKPADPPSRLALVGVYVFSSEIHQAIDTLQPSHRGELEITDAIQRLLEQGRRVHSTILNGWWLDTGKKDDLLEANRVILDECIERDLRGEIGPSSRADGRVSLGAGARLIGSTVRGPAVIGEGTVIERSFVGPYSSIGSGCLVADSTVEHLVMMDGARVIGVARLEDSLLGKNAVVRRAPGNRSVCRLIVGEDSEVEL, encoded by the coding sequence GTGAAGGCCCTCGTCCTCGCTGGTGGAACGGGTACGCGGCTGCGTCCTCTCACATACTCCATGGCCAAGCAGCTCGTGCCGGTGGCCAACAGGCCCGTCCTGCACTACGTGATGCAGCACCTGCGCGACGCGGGCCTAGAGCGGGTCGGGGTTGTCATCTCGCCGGAAACCGGCGGGCAGATCAGGGCGGCGCTGGAAGCGAATCCCTGGTGCCTGCAGTTTACGTTCATCGTGCAGCCGCAGCCGCTCGGGCTCGCGCACGCCATCAAGGTGGCGCGCGACTTTCTGGCCGAGGATCCCTTCGTGATGTACCTTGGCGACAACCTCATCGGGCAGGGGATCCGCGACTTCACGCGGTCGCTGGCCGAGACCGGGGCCGATGCGGCGATACTACTGAAGGAGGTCGCCGACCCGAGGCTGTTCGGCGTGGCGGAGGTGGACGGCGCAGGCCGCGTGCTACGCCTGGTGGAGAAGCCCGCGGATCCCCCCAGCCGCCTGGCGCTGGTAGGTGTCTATGTCTTCTCATCGGAGATCCATCAGGCGATAGACACGCTGCAACCCTCACATCGGGGCGAGCTCGAGATCACCGATGCGATCCAGCGTCTGCTGGAGCAGGGCAGGCGCGTGCACAGTACGATCTTGAATGGCTGGTGGCTGGATACCGGCAAGAAGGATGACCTGCTAGAGGCCAACCGCGTCATCCTTGACGAGTGCATCGAGCGCGATCTGCGCGGTGAGATTGGTCCCAGCAGCCGGGCGGACGGCCGCGTGTCACTGGGCGCTGGCGCGCGCCTAATCGGCTCGACCGTCCGGGGTCCTGCTGTGATCGGAGAGGGTACCGTCATCGAGCGGTCGTTCGTCGGTCCCTACTCCAGCATCGGCTCCGGGTGCCTGGTGGCGGACTCGACGGTGGAGCACCTGGTGATGATGGACGGGGCGCGCGTAATCGGTGTGGCGCGGCTTGAGGACAGCCTTCTCGGCAAGAACGCGGT